A window of the Carassius auratus strain Wakin unplaced genomic scaffold, ASM336829v1 scaf_tig00043880, whole genome shotgun sequence genome harbors these coding sequences:
- the LOC113086690 gene encoding GTPase IMAP family member 7-like — protein MASSSASKETKERRGSFDLGHPNFSQTRMVLVGITGAGKSSSGNTILGRSVFRAAESGSSVTKECSKVTENVAGREITLVDTPGMFDTDISEEEVLTQKISKCLNMTAPGPHAILLTIQIGPFTEEEKLSVEKIRAIFGEEADKHTIVLFTHGDKLERSIEEHISEAGEDLKEILRCCGGRYHVFNNEDMEDRNQVVELLEKVDAMVTANGGQYYTNESYQDVERMLKTKEEEQRREYENKLQEKERVLEGLFPQQKPKRWKRLNEFKRYYEAKLREFRLKAEQTYTNDNILIKIIQKLKGLKVKF, from the exons ATGGCGTCTTCAAGCGCTTCAAAAGAAACAAAGG aaagaaGGGGAAGCTTTGATTTAGGTCATCCAAATT TCTCCCAGACAAGGATGGTGTTGGTTGGCATCACTGGAGCAGGTAAAAGCTCTTCTGGAAACACCATCCTGGGCAGAAGTGTCTTCAGAGCTGCAGAAAGTGGTTCATCTGTAACCAAAGAGTGTAGTAAAGTGACTGAAAATGTGGCAGGGAGGGAAATCACTCTGGTAGATACACCAGGCATGTTTGACACAGATATTTCAGAGGAAGAGGTTCTAACACAGAAGATCAGTAAGTGTTTAAATATGACGGCACCTGGACCTCACGCCATCCTCCTGACCATTCAGATCGGTCCATTTACTGAAGAGGAGAAACTCTCTGTGGAGAAGATCAGAGCCATATTCGGAGAAGAAGCAGATAAACACACAATCGTCCTCTTCACTCACGGTGATAAACTGGAACGCTCTATTGAGGAACACATCAGTGAAGCCGGCGAGGACCTGAAAGAAATCCTGAGATGCTGTGGGGGAAGATATCACGTCTTCAACAATGAAGACATGGAGGATCGTAATCAGGTTGTGGAGCTGCTGGAGAAGGTAGACGCCATGGTCACAGCTAATGGAGGACAATATTACACCAATGAATCTTACCAGGATGTGGAGCGCATGCTGAAAACTAAAGAAGAGGAACAGAGACGAGAATATGAGAACAAattacaagagaaagaaagagtgctGGAGGGCTTATTTCCTCAACAGAAGCCGAAGCGGTGGAAAAGATTGAACGAGTTCAAGCGTTATTATGAGGCAAAGCTTCGAGAGTTCAGACTGAAGGCAGAACAGACTTATACTAATGATAATATACTGATAAAGATCATTCAAAAGTTAAAAGGTCTCAAAGTCAAATTTTAG